One window from the genome of Pseudalkalibacillus hwajinpoensis encodes:
- the pta gene encoding phosphate acetyltransferase produces the protein MSDLFTNMKDQVKAGYPTIVFPEGTDERVLAAANRLAEDGILKPIVIGGENAIQDKASSLSLTLHSDLTIMDPATYSEMDALVESFVERRKGKATAEQAQDILLNVNYFGTMLVHTGKADGLVSGAAHSTGDTVRPALQIIKTKEGVKKTSGAFVMVKGDEKYVFADCAINISPDSNDLAEIGVSSAETAKMFGMDPKVAMLSFSTKGSAKSPETEKVEEATRLAKEMAPDLVIDGEFQFDAAFVPEVAQKKAPESPLKGQANVFVFPSLEAGNIGYKMVQRLGGYEAVGPVLQGLNKPVNDLSRGCSEEDVYKLALITAMQSL, from the coding sequence ATGAGTGATCTTTTTACAAACATGAAAGACCAGGTTAAAGCAGGTTATCCGACAATCGTTTTCCCTGAAGGAACAGATGAGCGCGTATTAGCAGCAGCAAACCGCCTAGCAGAGGATGGCATCCTTAAGCCAATCGTTATTGGAGGAGAAAATGCAATCCAGGATAAAGCGTCAAGCCTAAGCCTTACATTGCACAGCGACCTTACAATTATGGATCCAGCAACGTATTCTGAAATGGATGCCCTTGTGGAATCATTTGTTGAGCGTCGTAAAGGTAAAGCAACAGCTGAACAAGCGCAGGATATTCTTCTTAACGTGAACTACTTCGGTACAATGCTCGTTCACACAGGCAAAGCAGATGGCCTTGTCAGTGGTGCGGCTCATTCTACTGGTGATACAGTTCGTCCAGCGCTTCAAATCATCAAAACAAAAGAAGGTGTGAAGAAAACATCTGGTGCTTTTGTAATGGTAAAAGGTGATGAGAAGTACGTTTTTGCTGACTGTGCAATTAACATTTCTCCTGACAGCAATGATCTTGCTGAAATTGGTGTAAGCAGTGCTGAAACTGCAAAAATGTTTGGAATGGACCCTAAAGTAGCGATGCTAAGCTTCTCTACTAAAGGTTCTGCAAAATCTCCTGAAACAGAGAAAGTTGAAGAAGCAACACGTTTAGCGAAAGAAATGGCGCCAGATCTAGTGATCGACGGCGAATTCCAATTCGATGCTGCTTTTGTTCCAGAAGTAGCACAAAAGAAAGCACCTGAATCACCACTTAAAGGACAAGCAAATGTATTTGTATTCCCAAGTCTTGAAGCAGGTAACATTGGCTACAAAATGGTTCAACGTCTTGGTGGATATGAGGCCGTTGGTCCAGTCCTTCAAGGATTAAACAAACCAGTAAACGACCTATCTCGCGGATGTAGCGAGGAAGACGTGTACAAGCTAGCATTGATTACAGCAATGCAGAGCCTATAA
- a CDS encoding YwgA family protein, protein MLEDHAKVIAVLKEAGEVIGRKKLQKIIYICKKLQFPFNEKYQFHFYGPYSEELTLRVEELCNLGLVTEVKESKGGYYQYKYTVTDEGHEFLGHYDFQMPELHQCIDEINSQSSRFLELVSTILFFDRLSKEEVVEKVHTIKRKQNYSDDEITEAYTFIEKLGC, encoded by the coding sequence TTGCTAGAAGATCACGCGAAAGTGATAGCTGTGTTGAAGGAAGCTGGAGAGGTCATTGGACGTAAGAAACTTCAAAAAATCATTTACATTTGTAAGAAGCTACAGTTTCCATTTAACGAGAAGTATCAATTCCATTTCTATGGACCGTATTCAGAAGAATTGACGCTACGAGTGGAAGAGCTTTGTAACCTTGGTCTTGTTACAGAGGTGAAGGAAAGCAAAGGTGGCTATTACCAATATAAATACACGGTAACAGATGAAGGTCATGAATTTCTCGGTCATTATGATTTCCAAATGCCGGAATTACATCAGTGCATCGATGAAATCAATAGTCAAAGTTCACGTTTTCTTGAGCTTGTTTCAACCATTCTTTTCTTCGATCGCCTTTCAAAGGAAGAAGTGGTTGAGAAGGTTCATACCATCAAACGTAAACAGAATTATTCTGATGATGAAATTACTGAGGCCTATACATTTATAGAAAAGCTAGGATGCTAA
- a CDS encoding HD domain-containing protein: MLERLSEEKVFKDPVHRYIHVRYRLIWELIGTKEFQRLRRVRQLGTTYLTFHGAEHSRFSHSLGVYEIVRRINEIFSQYDSWNEENRLLSMCAALLHDVGHGPFSHSFEKVFNLDHEDFTRMVILGDTEINQVLRKVSDDFPLEVADVIAKTHSNKLVVSLISSQIDADRMDYLLRDAYFTGVSYGQFDIERILRVMRPGDDQIVIKQSGMHAVEDYIMSRYQMYWQIYFHPVTRSAEVILSKILHRAKRLFEEGYHFQHDPIHFYSLFKEDIRLEDFLKLDDSVVMFYFQIWQEEEDDILRDLCERFMNRRLFKYIEFNPMQQMNAWRELYDSFHEAGIDPDYYLEVDSSSDLPYDFYRPGEEEERLPIHLLKPGGDLRELSRESDVVEAISGKKRTDHKLYFPADFILEGNTDATRRIKSLLQID; the protein is encoded by the coding sequence ATGCTCGAACGATTAAGCGAAGAAAAAGTATTTAAAGACCCTGTCCATCGCTATATTCATGTCCGATACCGTTTAATCTGGGAGCTAATTGGTACTAAGGAATTTCAGCGTTTGCGAAGGGTTCGCCAGCTCGGAACAACGTACCTAACTTTTCATGGAGCAGAACATAGTCGCTTTAGTCACTCGCTCGGTGTATACGAGATTGTAAGACGTATTAACGAGATTTTCTCTCAATATGATAGCTGGAACGAAGAGAACAGGCTATTAAGTATGTGTGCTGCGCTGTTACATGATGTAGGTCATGGACCTTTTTCACATTCATTTGAAAAAGTATTTAACTTGGACCATGAAGACTTTACTCGGATGGTTATCCTTGGGGACACTGAAATCAATCAAGTGCTTCGAAAAGTAAGCGATGATTTCCCGTTGGAAGTGGCTGATGTAATTGCCAAAACACATAGCAACAAGCTTGTGGTTAGCTTAATTTCAAGTCAAATTGACGCCGATCGAATGGATTATCTTCTTCGTGATGCCTATTTTACTGGAGTGAGCTATGGACAATTTGATATTGAACGAATTTTACGCGTCATGCGACCTGGTGATGATCAAATTGTGATTAAACAAAGTGGTATGCATGCAGTTGAAGACTATATTATGAGCCGTTATCAAATGTATTGGCAAATTTATTTCCACCCTGTGACACGAAGTGCAGAAGTGATTCTAAGTAAAATTCTCCATCGTGCGAAAAGACTGTTTGAAGAGGGTTATCATTTTCAACACGATCCGATTCACTTCTATTCACTATTTAAAGAAGATATCCGTTTAGAAGACTTTCTTAAGCTAGATGATTCTGTCGTTATGTTCTATTTCCAGATCTGGCAGGAGGAAGAGGATGATATCCTAAGAGACCTCTGTGAACGATTTATGAATCGAAGACTGTTTAAGTACATTGAATTTAACCCAATGCAGCAAATGAATGCGTGGAGAGAGCTTTATGACTCTTTTCATGAAGCAGGTATTGATCCAGATTACTATCTTGAGGTTGATTCATCTTCTGATTTACCGTATGATTTCTATCGGCCTGGAGAAGAGGAAGAACGTTTGCCGATTCATTTGTTGAAACCAGGTGGAGATTTGCGTGAGCTTTCTCGTGAATCTGATGTGGTTGAAGCGATTTCTGGTAAGAAGCGAACAGACCACAAGCTGTATTTCCCTGCAGATTTCATTCTTGAAGGGAATACAGATGCTACTCGTCGTATTAAGTCATTGCTTCAAATCGATTAG
- a CDS encoding IS1182 family transposase: MFQSRKARQNELEMVTIDELVPENHLLRKIDHYIDFSFIPEKVRPYYCEDNGRPSLDPLVLFKMMFIGYIYGIRSERELERQIQTNVAYRWFLGLNLTDTVPHHSTISWNRRMRFHETDIFQEVFDEIVHQAMNHRMVSGRVLYTDSTHLKANANKKKFSRKEVNVETVDYIEELNEAVEQDRTDHGKKPLKEKKEVNKTKEIKVSHTDPESGYLYREHKPEGFFYLDHRTTDMKFNIITDVHITPGNIHDSKPYLQRLDRQMKRFGFNVEAVGLDAGYLTTPICHGLEQRNVFGVIAHRRYKSRKGIMPKWKYTYDENVDQYVCPQGESLTYATTDREGYRHYKSDPTICKTCPLLAQCTQNHKHQKTITRHVWESAKEQVRENRLSNEGKWIYRMRKEKVERSFADSKELHGLRYCRLRGKQKVREQALLTAACQNMKKIALHLDRMS, encoded by the coding sequence TTGTTTCAATCTAGAAAAGCGCGACAAAACGAATTAGAAATGGTAACGATTGATGAATTAGTCCCTGAAAACCACTTACTTCGCAAAATTGATCACTACATAGACTTTTCCTTTATTCCAGAGAAAGTACGTCCCTACTATTGTGAAGACAACGGACGTCCCTCGCTAGATCCTCTAGTGCTGTTCAAGATGATGTTTATCGGTTATATCTATGGAATTCGGTCCGAACGAGAATTGGAACGTCAAATTCAAACCAATGTCGCTTATCGTTGGTTTCTCGGATTAAATCTTACAGACACTGTGCCTCATCACTCCACCATCAGCTGGAATCGTCGAATGAGATTCCATGAAACGGATATCTTTCAAGAGGTCTTCGATGAAATCGTTCATCAGGCGATGAACCATCGTATGGTTTCAGGGCGTGTGCTTTATACAGATTCAACTCACTTGAAAGCCAACGCCAATAAGAAGAAGTTCTCCAGAAAAGAAGTGAACGTTGAAACGGTAGACTATATTGAAGAGTTGAATGAAGCCGTCGAACAGGACCGGACTGATCATGGAAAAAAGCCTCTAAAAGAAAAGAAGGAGGTGAATAAGACGAAAGAAATCAAAGTCAGTCACACAGATCCAGAGAGTGGCTATTTGTATCGAGAACACAAGCCTGAAGGATTCTTTTACTTAGATCATCGCACGACAGATATGAAATTTAACATCATCACAGACGTCCATATTACCCCAGGTAATATACATGATTCCAAGCCTTATTTACAACGATTAGACCGACAGATGAAACGATTTGGATTTAACGTTGAAGCCGTAGGCTTAGATGCCGGTTACTTGACCACGCCAATATGTCATGGATTAGAACAACGAAATGTGTTTGGGGTTATTGCCCACCGTCGTTATAAATCCAGAAAAGGAATAATGCCGAAATGGAAATATACATACGATGAAAACGTAGACCAGTATGTCTGTCCGCAGGGTGAATCATTAACATACGCGACAACCGATCGAGAAGGCTATCGTCATTATAAATCTGACCCAACTATATGTAAGACCTGTCCATTGTTAGCCCAGTGTACGCAAAATCATAAACACCAGAAAACCATCACCCGACATGTTTGGGAAAGTGCGAAAGAACAAGTTCGGGAGAACCGGCTTTCCAATGAGGGAAAGTGGATATATCGCATGAGAAAAGAGAAAGTCGAGCGTAGCTTCGCAGATTCAAAAGAACTGCATGGGCTGCGTTATTGTCGTTTGCGAGGAAAACAAAAAGTTCGCGAACAAGCGTTACTAACAGCTGCCTGTCAGAACATGAAGAAGATTGCCCTTCACCTAGACAGGATGAGCTAG
- the hemQ gene encoding hydrogen peroxide-dependent heme synthase translates to MNQAAVTLDGWYCLHDFRTMNWTAWKQLSSEERDLAMNEFLTFLEKWEVTAGHKQGSHTLYSIIGQKADFMLMLLRPTMEELNEIENAFNKTTLAEYTVKEYSYVSVVELSNYMAGKDSDPDNDPRIQARLKPELAEAPYVCFYPMNKKREGNDNWYMLSMDERREMMRSHGLIGRSYAGKVKQIITGSVGFDDWEWGVTLFADDVLQFKKLVYEMRFDEVSARYGEFGSFYVGTHLPKERLPQFLYV, encoded by the coding sequence ATGAATCAAGCAGCAGTTACTCTTGATGGCTGGTATTGCCTTCATGATTTCCGTACTATGAACTGGACGGCATGGAAACAGCTTTCAAGCGAAGAACGTGATCTTGCGATGAATGAATTTCTAACGTTCCTTGAAAAATGGGAAGTCACAGCAGGCCATAAACAAGGAAGTCATACGCTTTATTCCATCATTGGTCAGAAAGCGGACTTTATGTTAATGCTTCTCCGTCCGACTATGGAAGAGTTAAATGAAATTGAAAATGCTTTTAACAAAACGACTTTAGCTGAATATACGGTGAAAGAATACTCTTACGTATCTGTCGTTGAGCTTAGTAACTATATGGCTGGAAAAGATAGCGACCCTGATAATGACCCGCGCATTCAGGCCCGTTTGAAGCCAGAATTAGCAGAAGCTCCTTACGTGTGCTTCTATCCAATGAACAAAAAGCGCGAAGGAAACGACAACTGGTACATGCTTTCAATGGACGAGCGTCGTGAAATGATGCGTAGTCACGGACTGATCGGCCGTAGCTATGCTGGCAAAGTAAAGCAGATTATCACAGGCTCTGTTGGCTTTGATGACTGGGAATGGGGCGTTACGCTTTTCGCAGACGACGTGCTTCAGTTTAAAAAGCTTGTCTACGAAATGCGCTTCGATGAAGTTAGTGCTCGTTATGGCGAATTTGGTAGCTTCTACGTTGGAACTCACCTACCGAAAGAGCGCCTGCCTCAATTCCTATACGTTTAA
- a CDS encoding dicarboxylate/amino acid:cation symporter — MKLTVKIIAGLVLGIIVGVIFNLFAPDAFGPVDQYLFGPVGQIFLNLIKMLVVPIVFFSIVVGTAGISDPKKLGRMGGKTVAFFLVTTTIAISIAMALAYLIKPGVEGSFSGNADFKAEEAPPVLDTIINIIPTNPISAMVEGNMLQIIAFAIFIGFALAILGERTKALSNLFEQGNDVMMYLVKIIMETAPYGAFALIASAVGGQGKEALQSMGMYFLVVLGALLIHFLFTYGSAIYFLCKENPIKFYKAFAPAMAVAFSTSSSSGTLPVSMKTAQENLKIPKQVSSFVQPLGATINMDGTAIMQGVATIFIAQITGVDLTFTQLIIVVVTATLASIGTAGVPGVGLIMLAMVLKQVGLPVEPIGLILAVDRLLDMTRTAVNITGDAACAMYIAKSEEKREGKEAETVL; from the coding sequence ATGAAGCTAACAGTTAAAATTATTGCAGGTCTAGTTCTAGGTATTATTGTTGGTGTTATCTTTAACTTATTTGCACCAGATGCATTTGGACCTGTCGATCAATATCTATTTGGTCCTGTTGGACAAATCTTTCTTAACTTAATTAAGATGCTTGTTGTACCAATTGTATTCTTCTCAATCGTGGTAGGAACGGCTGGAATAAGCGATCCGAAGAAGCTTGGACGTATGGGTGGGAAAACCGTTGCGTTTTTCCTTGTCACAACAACCATTGCTATTTCCATTGCGATGGCGCTTGCTTACTTAATTAAACCGGGTGTTGAAGGTTCATTCTCAGGAAATGCTGATTTTAAAGCAGAAGAAGCACCTCCTGTGTTGGATACCATTATTAATATTATCCCAACGAATCCGATATCGGCCATGGTTGAAGGAAACATGCTCCAAATTATCGCATTTGCTATCTTCATAGGTTTTGCCCTTGCGATTCTTGGCGAGCGTACGAAAGCCTTAAGTAATCTTTTTGAACAGGGTAACGACGTTATGATGTATCTTGTTAAGATTATTATGGAAACAGCGCCATATGGTGCATTTGCACTTATTGCTTCCGCTGTTGGTGGACAAGGTAAAGAAGCGTTACAGTCAATGGGAATGTATTTCCTAGTAGTACTTGGCGCACTCCTCATCCATTTTCTCTTCACATATGGTAGTGCGATTTATTTCCTTTGTAAAGAGAATCCAATTAAATTCTATAAAGCTTTTGCTCCCGCAATGGCTGTTGCCTTCAGTACATCTTCAAGTAGCGGTACGCTTCCTGTATCTATGAAAACCGCTCAAGAAAATCTGAAGATTCCTAAGCAGGTGAGTAGTTTTGTACAACCGCTTGGGGCAACAATTAACATGGACGGAACGGCAATTATGCAGGGTGTAGCTACGATCTTTATCGCTCAAATTACCGGGGTTGATCTTACCTTTACACAGCTCATCATTGTTGTCGTCACAGCAACGCTCGCTAGTATAGGTACAGCTGGTGTGCCAGGTGTAGGACTTATCATGCTCGCAATGGTTCTAAAGCAAGTTGGATTGCCAGTAGAGCCAATTGGATTGATTCTAGCAGTTGACCGTCTACTTGATATGACACGTACCGCTGTTAATATTACAGGTGACGCGGCTTGTGCGATGTATATTGCAAAATCCGAAGAGAAGCGTGAAGGAAAAGAAGCAGAGACTGTTCTATAA
- a CDS encoding DUF423 domain-containing protein, giving the protein MKVFLIIGAINAALAVGLGAFGAHGLEGRLSEKMLETFKTGVQYHMYHALGLVGVAIAADKLQSAGLMQWAGWLMFAGIVLFSGSLYVLSLSGIKILGAITPLGGVAFITAWILVVVAAFKA; this is encoded by the coding sequence ATAAAGGTATTTTTAATTATTGGTGCGATTAATGCTGCACTTGCAGTTGGACTGGGCGCATTTGGGGCACATGGATTAGAAGGAAGACTATCAGAAAAAATGCTAGAGACGTTTAAAACCGGTGTACAATACCACATGTATCACGCTCTTGGTTTAGTTGGTGTAGCCATTGCTGCTGACAAGCTTCAATCAGCAGGGCTCATGCAATGGGCTGGATGGCTCATGTTTGCTGGGATCGTCCTCTTTTCCGGAAGCTTGTACGTGCTTAGCTTGAGCGGAATTAAGATCCTTGGTGCAATTACTCCACTAGGCGGCGTCGCGTTTATTACAGCCTGGATTTTAGTTGTTGTAGCTGCGTTTAAGGCGTAG
- a CDS encoding oxidoreductase, producing the protein MKEVKVGLVGFGYSGATFHAPVIESVQGLTITKVVSSNPKKVIEQFPKMEVVASIDELLNDREIELVIITTPNEFHFSMAKQALEAGKHVVLEKPFTVSVEEGEELIQIAKNYDRLLSVYHNRRYDNDFLTIQKLIKEKELGTVISYEAHYDRYSEEVHDRWREQDKKGSGILFDLGSHLIDQALTLFGEPEAVYGDVLTQKEEGKTDDYFHLILHYGKRRVILHAGSLVKKHGPRYQIHGIKGSFVKWGIDPQEEALKKGQLPGDEHWGEDESDQYGVLTKDDHDRVIPTTPGSYQSYYIELHRAICEQSTAPVTAREALTVIKVIELALKSSEEKRLVKWV; encoded by the coding sequence ATGAAAGAAGTGAAGGTAGGGTTAGTTGGATTTGGTTATTCGGGAGCGACTTTTCATGCGCCAGTGATTGAATCTGTACAGGGGTTAACCATCACAAAAGTGGTTTCTTCTAATCCGAAGAAAGTAATTGAGCAGTTTCCAAAAATGGAAGTGGTCGCTTCAATAGACGAGCTTTTAAATGATAGAGAAATAGAGTTAGTCATTATTACGACACCGAATGAATTTCATTTCTCAATGGCGAAGCAGGCTCTTGAAGCAGGGAAACATGTTGTTCTTGAGAAACCATTCACGGTAAGTGTAGAAGAGGGAGAAGAGTTAATTCAAATAGCTAAAAACTATGACAGATTGCTAAGTGTGTATCATAACAGAAGATACGATAATGATTTTCTTACGATTCAGAAGCTCATAAAAGAAAAGGAGCTTGGAACGGTCATTTCGTACGAGGCCCATTATGATCGGTACAGTGAGGAGGTGCATGATCGTTGGCGAGAGCAGGATAAGAAGGGATCTGGTATTCTCTTTGACCTGGGTTCTCATTTAATCGACCAAGCACTGACTCTATTTGGCGAGCCTGAGGCCGTATATGGAGATGTTTTGACTCAAAAAGAAGAAGGGAAAACGGACGATTACTTTCACCTAATTTTGCATTACGGAAAAAGAAGAGTGATTCTCCACGCTGGCTCTCTCGTAAAAAAACACGGACCTCGCTATCAAATTCATGGGATAAAGGGATCGTTTGTAAAATGGGGTATTGATCCTCAGGAAGAAGCGCTGAAAAAGGGGCAATTACCAGGTGATGAGCACTGGGGAGAGGACGAGAGCGATCAGTACGGCGTGCTAACGAAAGATGATCACGATAGAGTGATTCCAACCACACCTGGTTCTTATCAATCGTATTACATAGAACTGCACCGAGCAATTTGTGAACAAAGTACTGCGCCTGTAACAGCAAGAGAAGCCCTTACAGTGATCAAAGTGATCGAGCTTGCATTAAAGAGTAGTGAAGAGAAAAGATTAGTGAAATGGGTATGA
- a CDS encoding ABC transporter permease, whose translation MTSFQLWWQRERDDQRFKIRDLRSALDWTVWLYILIPGLVIGVAYYRSWWILPPEWLAEVPEQLAVLPLFIVATFWTLRLYTEEADQVYLLQNVSLMDGLKKWGICYSLLKGLVATIIGMTLVLPLLITGWGWGIERCAVTGLFVLLVSWNIKTSRYFIELFVPSIWVKWLPIGLVNLISIIVFLLISGIGWRYEWAVALGGGSLLLLLLAQLRARMNMQGTFFHDVVMERGHKQSVTKFLMGRVGVAPMPLFTRKQPMLFRGSRRISKKKSPEVRMIDLYLKWLLRSMGKVQYYLQVIGWGTAAIFLLPLIVKVVVLLFALYALISLSRVDWSEFTSSSYANLFQWHQSIQEEAGKKALKLVSMPSFLLLCIVTGVAFPGWLGVVLFPLGGWFVFKESLQIVHRNMQSHRGF comes from the coding sequence ATGACGTCGTTCCAGCTATGGTGGCAACGCGAACGTGACGATCAGCGTTTTAAAATCCGAGATCTTCGCTCAGCACTCGATTGGACGGTATGGCTATATATTCTTATCCCAGGTCTCGTGATTGGAGTGGCGTACTACCGCTCCTGGTGGATTCTTCCGCCTGAATGGCTCGCGGAAGTACCGGAACAGTTGGCGGTTCTGCCGTTATTTATAGTTGCAACTTTCTGGACATTACGACTGTACACAGAAGAAGCTGATCAAGTCTATTTGTTGCAAAATGTGAGTCTTATGGACGGATTAAAGAAATGGGGAATATGCTATTCTCTTCTAAAAGGACTGGTCGCGACGATCATTGGAATGACCCTTGTTTTACCCTTGCTTATTACAGGATGGGGGTGGGGCATAGAGCGATGTGCCGTCACAGGCCTATTTGTCCTTTTAGTCAGTTGGAATATAAAAACTAGCAGGTATTTTATAGAGTTATTTGTTCCTTCTATTTGGGTGAAATGGCTCCCGATCGGTTTAGTGAACCTGATCTCGATCATCGTATTCCTTCTCATAAGTGGCATAGGATGGCGGTATGAATGGGCAGTTGCTCTTGGAGGGGGAAGTTTGCTTCTCCTTTTACTCGCTCAGTTACGAGCACGAATGAATATGCAGGGGACTTTTTTCCATGATGTGGTGATGGAGCGCGGGCATAAGCAGAGCGTGACGAAATTTTTGATGGGGCGAGTAGGTGTTGCGCCAATGCCCCTTTTCACTCGAAAGCAGCCTATGCTTTTTAGAGGATCTAGGCGAATCAGTAAGAAAAAGTCTCCAGAAGTTAGAATGATAGACCTTTATTTAAAATGGTTACTTCGATCAATGGGGAAGGTTCAGTACTATTTACAAGTCATTGGCTGGGGTACAGCAGCGATATTTCTGTTACCTCTTATCGTCAAAGTGGTAGTACTCCTATTTGCGCTCTATGCGCTGATTAGCCTTTCGAGGGTAGATTGGAGTGAATTCACATCTAGTAGCTACGCCAATCTATTTCAATGGCATCAATCGATCCAAGAGGAAGCGGGGAAAAAAGCATTAAAACTAGTGTCGATGCCAAGTTTTCTTCTACTGTGTATCGTGACAGGGGTTGCTTTCCCAGGTTGGCTAGGAGTTGTACTCTTTCCGCTAGGCGGATGGTTTGTATTTAAGGAGAGTCTCCAGATCGTTCATAGAAACATGCAATCACATAGAGGTTTTTAA
- a CDS encoding cell wall hydrolase, which translates to MAVIQTNENDVNLLARLMRAEAEGEGQLGMLMVGNVGVNRVKVRCLDFKNINTMNNMVYQNPGGFEATQKGYFYQRAREKDKRLARKAIKGMKYHPASNSLWFFKPGGTCPDQWYNQWNAGRFKSHCFYKPTESECADVYNSF; encoded by the coding sequence ATGGCGGTGATTCAGACGAACGAAAATGATGTAAACCTTTTGGCTCGCTTGATGCGTGCAGAAGCAGAAGGTGAGGGGCAGTTAGGTATGCTGATGGTAGGCAATGTAGGGGTAAACCGTGTAAAGGTGAGATGCCTTGATTTTAAGAACATCAACACGATGAACAACATGGTTTATCAGAATCCCGGCGGTTTTGAAGCGACTCAGAAAGGCTACTTTTACCAACGAGCACGCGAAAAAGATAAGCGTCTTGCTCGCAAAGCCATCAAAGGGATGAAATACCATCCTGCCAGCAACTCTCTCTGGTTCTTTAAACCAGGCGGCACCTGCCCTGACCAGTGGTATAACCAGTGGAATGCAGGACGCTTCAAATCCCACTGTTTCTACAAGCCTACCGAAAGTGAATGTGCAGACGTGTACAACAGCTTCTAA
- a CDS encoding lipoate--protein ligase family protein yields MPTNDSILFQPKWRIIDQSTLGPSFDALQSFAMDDTLCNSAGSGESPPILRSWVHHNTIVLGIQDTRLPNFEEAVHYLESLGYRVIVRNSGGLAVVLDAGVLNLSLVLAEKQQHIDIDTGYEAMVDFIQEILSPYNLTIEDREIVGSYCPGRYDLSINGKKFAGISQRRLRGGVAVQVYLCVDGSGSERASVIQEFYKRGVNGEPTKFTYPEIVPETMASLSELIGEELSVSDIMMKTLKTLKQYTESLTTAHLSIPELSLYDFNYQRVFTRNEKALG; encoded by the coding sequence ATGCCAACAAACGATTCCATACTTTTTCAGCCAAAATGGCGGATTATAGATCAATCAACACTAGGCCCATCCTTTGATGCGCTGCAATCTTTTGCGATGGATGATACCCTTTGTAATTCTGCTGGAAGTGGTGAATCCCCACCGATTTTGCGCTCATGGGTGCATCACAATACGATAGTTCTCGGCATACAAGATACACGCCTTCCCAACTTTGAGGAAGCCGTTCACTATTTAGAAAGTTTAGGTTATCGCGTAATTGTGAGAAACTCTGGAGGTCTTGCTGTCGTCCTTGATGCAGGGGTATTAAATCTGTCACTTGTTTTAGCTGAAAAGCAACAGCATATTGACATTGATACGGGGTACGAAGCAATGGTCGATTTCATTCAGGAAATTTTGTCGCCGTATAACCTGACTATTGAAGATAGGGAAATTGTAGGATCTTATTGTCCAGGTCGATACGACCTAAGCATTAACGGGAAAAAATTTGCCGGCATTTCGCAACGCAGACTTCGCGGCGGAGTCGCTGTTCAAGTTTACCTTTGTGTCGATGGAAGTGGATCAGAGCGCGCATCTGTCATTCAGGAATTCTATAAGCGGGGCGTGAACGGAGAACCAACAAAATTCACTTATCCTGAAATTGTTCCCGAAACGATGGCTTCGTTAAGTGAACTCATTGGGGAAGAGCTAAGCGTTTCCGACATCATGATGAAAACTCTTAAAACGCTTAAGCAATATACCGAATCATTAACAACGGCACATCTTTCCATTCCAGAGTTGTCTCTTTACGATTTCAACTACCAGCGAGTGTTTACTCGAAATGAAAAAGCACTTGGCTAA
- the gerQ gene encoding spore coat protein GerQ — translation MMNNQYWNTSPSQNQVGGYGQMPQQGQGGQMAQYPSGYPQGQQVQGASTQGGGGFPGQLPVEQSYIENILRLNLGKIATVYMTFENNEKWNAKVFKGIVEAAGRDHIILSDPQTGKRYILLMVYLDYITFDEELEYNYPLQQTTQYSPR, via the coding sequence ATGATGAACAATCAATACTGGAACACTTCACCGTCACAAAACCAGGTGGGCGGCTATGGTCAAATGCCGCAGCAAGGGCAAGGCGGACAGATGGCACAGTATCCTTCAGGCTATCCTCAAGGCCAGCAGGTTCAGGGAGCATCAACACAGGGAGGCGGAGGCTTTCCAGGACAGCTACCCGTCGAGCAATCATACATTGAAAACATCCTGCGCCTAAACCTTGGAAAAATCGCCACCGTGTACATGACTTTCGAGAACAATGAGAAATGGAACGCCAAAGTATTTAAAGGAATTGTAGAAGCAGCCGGAAGAGATCATATTATTCTATCCGATCCTCAAACAGGCAAGCGGTATATTCTACTCATGGTTTATTTGGACTATATTACATTTGATGAAGAGCTTGAATACAACTACCCTCTTCAACAAACGACGCAATATTCTCCGCGTTAG